A single Paraburkholderia sp. FT54 DNA region contains:
- the erpA gene encoding iron-sulfur cluster insertion protein ErpA — protein MNAVTDTPVTEMPAPFVFTDAAADKVKQLIEEEGNADLKLRVFVQGGGCSGFQYGFTFDEAVNEDDTVMNKSGVQLLIDSMSYQYLVGAEIDYKDDINGAQFVIKNPNATTTCGCGSSFSV, from the coding sequence ATGAACGCAGTCACCGATACACCCGTGACCGAGATGCCCGCCCCTTTCGTTTTTACCGACGCAGCGGCTGACAAGGTCAAGCAACTGATCGAAGAAGAAGGCAATGCGGACCTCAAACTGCGCGTTTTCGTGCAGGGCGGCGGCTGCTCGGGCTTTCAATACGGTTTTACGTTCGACGAAGCCGTCAATGAAGACGACACTGTCATGAACAAGAGCGGCGTCCAGTTGCTGATCGATTCGATGAGCTACCAGTATCTGGTGGGCGCTGAGATCGACTACAAGGACGACATCAACGGCGCGCAGTTCGTCATCAAGAACCCGAATGCTACGACCACCTGTGGTTGCGGCTCGTCGTTCTCAGTGTGA